GTTGCAGGGCAGGAGGAGACCGATCTCCGGCTCGATCTCCAGAGCCTGATGAGCCAGGTGAGGATTGCAGGCCCCCAGAATAACGTAGGGAGACGTCTCCAGCCCGAGCCTGTCGCGCAGCGTGCGCCGCACATCAATTTCAGTCAGGACCCCAAAGCCTTCCGCCTTGAGAGCCTCCTTGACACGCTCAATAGCCTGCTCATAGGGTAGAGACAGCGTCGTGCCAAAACCGTAGGTTGCCATTGGTTTTCTCCCTCCTTCTCTGTTTGCACTGTTCTCGCAGCAGCAATTGCCACATTTGCCGGTCTGCTAAGACCGACCGCTGTCGACACAGCCACCAGATGGGTGTTTTTCTGCTCTCCCATGCACGCCCGCAGGCAGCGGGCCAGCGAACGGAAGCGAGGAGCAGGCAGCAGGCGAGAGGAGAAGGCCCAAGAGCCAGCCGCCTGGCAACGGCGGACCGGGCTGGCTGAGAGCGCTCGGCGCTACTGACGGAAGCCCGGGCGGACGGCCTCGCTCCCCTCTAGTGGCTGCTCCTCCGGGGCCAGCACTGACCCAAGCTGGAGCGTTTGAGCCAGCGCCGTAAAACGCTCCTGGACGCCAGCGCAGACAATGTCACAGAGGGTCAGGACGCTAGGGTCGGCCAGGGCATAGTAAATGCTGGTGCCAACCTTGCGCCGCTTGACGAGCCCCCCCTGCATGAGGGCCGCCAGATGTTTCGAGACATTCGGCTGGCTGGCCCCCGTCAGAGCAACCAGCTCGCCAACACTGCGCTCACCCCCCGTGAGGGCCGCCAGGAGCTTGAGACGCAATGGCTCTCCCAAGAGACGGAAGCGCGCCGCAATAAGCTCAAGCAGCGGATCTGGAACCCCCCCTTCGCTGCTGATCTGCTTCCAGCGCGCTGCGCTCTCGGTCTCCAACGGCTGTCGTTCCTCCCCTTCTTGAACCGGCTGCTGTCTCTCCTTTGTCAAGATGCTCTCCTTTCTCACTGTGAGTACTGGTCAACGGGTGAAAATCCATCGCCAACCACTTGACTTCATGACTATAT
The sequence above is a segment of the Thermogemmatispora onikobensis genome. Coding sequences within it:
- a CDS encoding ArsR/SmtB family transcription factor, which produces MTKERQQPVQEGEERQPLETESAARWKQISSEGGVPDPLLELIAARFRLLGEPLRLKLLAALTGGERSVGELVALTGASQPNVSKHLAALMQGGLVKRRKVGTSIYYALADPSVLTLCDIVCAGVQERFTALAQTLQLGSVLAPEEQPLEGSEAVRPGFRQ
- a CDS encoding DUF302 domain-containing protein, whose translation is MATYGFGTTLSLPYEQAIERVKEALKAEGFGVLTEIDVRRTLRDRLGLETSPYVILGACNPHLAHQALEIEPEIGLLLPCNVVVRAVADGSRVEIADPQAMLAVSGNPQLVQIAQGASKRLQRTIAALAPLSAPSA